GCTCTCCGCAATATTGCCGTTTCCGTTGGACAAGCTCGTACTGGCATCCATCATTACCGGCAGGCGGAGCCTCTTCAATGCAGGCATCATCCATATGTCCAGTCCTGTGTGATGTTCTAACGCCCCTGTGCATAAGACTATGTTGGAGTTGCCCTTGCCAAGCAGCTCGGTTGCTTTCAGCAGGTCCCCGAGCGTGGAACCAAACCCGTGCTTGAGCAGAGCCGGCATCCCGGAAGTGCCCACCTCGCTCAACAGCTCGGAATTCCGCATGTTCGCCTCAACCTGGAGCATATCCGCGCATCTGCCTACGGATTCAATATCCCGCGGATTCATGACCTCTACTAGGAGTGGCAATCCCGTAGCTTTCTTCGCCTTTTCAAGCGCCCCAAGGGCGCGAAGATTCAGCCGCCCCTGCGCCTCCTGGGAATACGGCCTGGGGAGCGGATTGAGGACCGCGCCGCGCAGCAGGTCCGCCCCGGCCCGCCCAGCCGCCTGCGCGATTGCAAGCATGCGTCCTTCGTTTTCCTCCACTCCGTAGGGCCCGGCCATTAAAACCAGGCCTTTCCCGAACCTCACTTTTCCAACCTGCACGACGCCTTTCCTTTCGCCCGTATCCATGATTTTCAATGTTTTCATTTCATTCATTTTTTCACCCTTCTTGGTTTTACCTCAATAAGACTGGCCTTCCAAAAGAAAAACCAGCAAAAAATAATTTTTTCAGA
The Candidatus Micrarchaeia archaeon DNA segment above includes these coding regions:
- a CDS encoding 3-deoxy-7-phosphoheptulonate synthase (catalyzes the formation of 3-deoxy-D-arabino-hept-2-ulosonate 7-phosphate from phosphoenolpyruvate and D-erythrose 4-phosphate), encoding MNEMKTLKIMDTGERKGVVQVGKVRFGKGLVLMAGPYGVEENEGRMLAIAQAAGRAGADLLRGAVLNPLPRPYSQEAQGRLNLRALGALEKAKKATGLPLLVEVMNPRDIESVGRCADMLQVEANMRNSELLSEVGTSGMPALLKHGFGSTLGDLLKATELLGKGNSNIVLCTGALEHHTGLDIWMMPALKRLRLPVMMDASTSLSNGNGNIAESMSLATASGADGVIMTVNYEPDGALGLRQFIELMGDLRQLSLKVAQIRSEAGVHNAGSEPFVVDWTIG